A single genomic interval of Daucus carota subsp. sativus chromosome 1, DH1 v3.0, whole genome shotgun sequence harbors:
- the LOC108205035 gene encoding uncharacterized protein LOC108205035 yields the protein MSSSKKEEAGGQDAAERIKAAALSAAKGLSRAQAERAAEAAARNVNAYGQKEEGPSRWQERKEAKRQMYLMSTEKQVRLGERKDVKNSMSTVSGAGSCQKCFEIGHWTYECKNERVYISRPSRTQQLKNPKLRMKPVSYDLDNPDIVNEVEPEKNSKKTKTKTVRKSKRKHKSDTESGTDSDASVFESGSSSDAGSDRSSEESESSYSSSSDSEEERRRRSKKNKKKKQQQQRKRRHRKHSSTSESSDSDSDSESDSDSEDRSRRKKRSSKKH from the coding sequence ATGTCATCAAGTAAGAAAGAAGAAGCAGGTGGTCAGGATGCTGCTGAAAGAATCAAGGCTGCGGCTTTGTCAGCTGCGAAAGGGCTAAGTCGTGCTCAGGCTGAGCGTGCTGCAGAGGCTGCAGCTCGGAATGTAAATGCTTATGGACAGAAGGAAGAGGGGCCTAGTAGATGGCAGGAAAGGAAAGAGGCAAAGAGGCAGATGTATCTCATGAGTACTGAGAAGCAAGTTAGATTAGGTGAAAGGAAGGACGTTAAGAATTCAATGTCTACCGTCTCTGGGGCTGGTTCATGTCAGAAGTGTTTCGAAATTGGTCATTGGACTTATGAGTGCAAAAATGAAAGAGTTTACATCTCACGACCTTCCCGAACCCAACAACTTAAAAATCCAAAATTGCGAATGAAGCCTGTCTCTTACGATCTGGATAACCCAGATATTGTGAATGAGGTAGAACCTGAAAAGAATTCTaagaaaaccaaaaccaaaaccgtAAGAAAGAGTAAAAGGAAGCATAAGTCAGATACTGAATCGGGTACAGATAGCGATGCTTCGGTGTTTGAATCTGGGTCATCATCGGATGCTGGGTCTGATAGGTCTTCTGAAGAGAGTGAATCGAGCTACAGTTCATCCAGTGATTCAGAGGAAGAGAGGAGGAGGAGAAGcaagaaaaacaagaagaagaagcaaCAGCAGCAGAGGAAAAGGAGACACAGAAAGCATAGTTCAACTTCTGAGTCATCTGATTCGGATTCTGATTCTGAATCAGACTCAGATTCTGAGGAtcggagtcgtcgaaagaagaGAAGTAGCAAAAAGCATTAA